The following proteins are encoded in a genomic region of Labeo rohita strain BAU-BD-2019 chromosome 5, IGBB_LRoh.1.0, whole genome shotgun sequence:
- the ptrh1 gene encoding probable peptidyl-tRNA hydrolase, with translation MSNTKVRDIWAVVTKAFKLPMALIRRMITKLINRVLMSALPSPKMAGHTIAACNRRKMVVGLGNPGMNGSRHSVGMAVLTTLAERLGTPDSWRSDRQVSGEVIVTHFEDIQLVLLRPKLLMNVNGVSVAKAASKYFISPEHILLIHDELDKPLGKFGIKHGGSARGHNGVRSCVDCLQTDVMPRLRIGIGRPSGKTAVDRYVLGRFSQEEQKVLDSVMKQSVDVLLTYITDLQPQTSPAEGRRAARKNKARTLSPPQDTTEEQKQS, from the exons ATGAGTAACACCAAGGTGCGTGACATCTGGGCGGTTGTGACAAAAGCTTTCAAACTACCAATGGCTCTTATAAGGCGGATGATAACAAAACTGATCAATCGAGTGTTGATGAGCGCGCTGCCATCGCCGAAGATGGCTGGACACACGATAGCTGCCTGTAATAGAAGGAAAATG GTTGTCGGACTCGGAAACCCTGGCATGAATGGCTCTCGACATAGTGTTGGTATGGCTGTGCTCACAACATTAGCTGAACGTTTGGGAACGCCGGATAGCTGGAGGTCTGACAGACAAGTTTCCGGGGAGGTCATTGTGACACATTTTGAGGATATCCAGTTGGTTCTTCTTCGACCCAAATTGCTCATGAACGTCAATGGCGTGAGTGTGGCAAAAGCAG ctagcaaatatttcatttcacCTGAACATATTCTCTTGATTCATGATGAGCTTGACAAACCTCTAGGGAAATTCGGCATTAAACATGGTGGAAGTGCAAG GGGTCACAATGGTGTAAGATCATGTGTGGACTGCCTTCAAACTGAT GTGATGCCACGGTTGCGCATTGGTATTGGGCGACCGTCAGGTAAAACGGCTGTCGACCGTTATGTTTTGGGACGTTTTTCACAAGAGGAACAAAAAGTTCTAGACTCTGTCATGAAGCAGAGTGTAGATGTTCTGCTGACATATATCACAGACTTGCAACCCCAGACTTCACCAGCAGAGGGAAGAAGAGCGGCACGCAAGAATAAAGCAAGGACACTTTCACCGCCTCAAGACACCACAGAAGAGCAGAAACAGAGCTGA